In Thermoanaerobaculum aquaticum, a genomic segment contains:
- a CDS encoding O-antigen ligase family protein, with protein sequence MKGQKLWQRVVLAAGLGLVLVVPLVVDIATAGSFRTPKSLLANVLWAVLAAAFLARPSWDPWLLLPAAVAVAALVSALASTPAAAWAALPWIVGALGFGALRQLAPDLRRPLARAVLWAGFLQALVAIAFFDPRWRPESFRLLEPGEGRYLWLGTMGNPADVASFLVLPTVLAFAWFWTHKRHFLWLFVALLQTTVIVATQTLSALAALLAGLAALAFTTLSPARRLRVLGALAIAAVVLVAAVSPIRQRLVSSWQEVKSGQWLWLASARGAAWSSALRMFLAHPIAGVGFGQFEAHSFRYLTAEELAQRSRFLGLETGFGEAHNELLQYLAETGLLGLALLLAGVVFALRATRRAAGANGKGLKASANPRGATTAPWPAAPALASMVVLASFQFPLHLAAIAAQWAVVAALLLPPLPPPQSWRKARAAAGLACALLIAWGSFQQWRAYRAVQSADVLVNLLRQRPRDAQRQTLAFAAYQGLSSKLRFLPFDYRSETSAGNLAQEAGDWGKAVEHFRRALALAERPETRFNLGVALFAVGQEGEALAHLERAVELNPAVLKAITDTTLARKLSAVLEAHGYFARFPWTREWLSK encoded by the coding sequence ATGAAGGGGCAAAAGCTCTGGCAGCGGGTGGTGTTGGCGGCGGGACTGGGTTTGGTGCTGGTGGTGCCTCTGGTGGTGGACATTGCCACCGCCGGTTCCTTCCGCACCCCCAAGAGCTTGCTGGCCAACGTGCTGTGGGCTGTCCTGGCCGCCGCCTTCCTGGCCCGGCCTTCCTGGGATCCCTGGCTTTTGCTCCCCGCGGCTGTAGCGGTGGCGGCGCTGGTTTCCGCTTTGGCTTCCACCCCGGCGGCCGCGTGGGCGGCCCTCCCGTGGATCGTGGGAGCCCTGGGCTTTGGCGCCTTGCGCCAGCTTGCCCCGGACCTCCGCAGGCCCCTGGCCCGGGCCGTGCTCTGGGCGGGGTTTTTGCAAGCTCTGGTGGCCATTGCCTTTTTTGATCCCCGCTGGCGGCCGGAGTCCTTCCGCCTGCTGGAGCCGGGGGAGGGGCGCTACCTGTGGCTGGGGACCATGGGCAACCCGGCGGATGTGGCCTCGTTTCTGGTGCTGCCCACGGTGCTGGCCTTTGCCTGGTTTTGGACGCACAAGCGGCACTTTTTGTGGCTTTTCGTGGCGCTTTTGCAAACCACCGTCATCGTGGCCACCCAAACCCTCTCCGCCCTGGCGGCGCTCTTGGCCGGTTTGGCCGCTTTAGCCTTTACCACCCTCTCCCCCGCCCGCCGCCTGCGGGTTTTGGGCGCTCTGGCGATAGCAGCCGTTGTGCTCGTGGCCGCCGTAAGCCCCATTCGCCAGCGCCTTGTTTCCAGCTGGCAGGAGGTGAAAAGCGGCCAGTGGCTGTGGCTGGCCAGTGCCCGGGGGGCGGCCTGGAGCTCGGCCTTGCGCATGTTCTTGGCTCACCCCATCGCCGGCGTGGGCTTTGGCCAGTTTGAGGCCCACTCCTTCCGCTACCTCACCGCGGAGGAGCTGGCCCAGCGCAGCCGCTTTTTGGGCCTTGAAACCGGCTTTGGGGAAGCACACAACGAGCTTTTGCAGTATCTGGCGGAAACCGGCTTGCTGGGGCTTGCGCTTTTGCTGGCCGGTGTGGTGTTTGCCCTGAGGGCCACCAGGAGGGCGGCAGGGGCCAACGGCAAAGGCCTCAAAGCCTCCGCCAACCCCAGGGGTGCGACCACCGCCCCCTGGCCCGCAGCGCCGGCTTTGGCTTCCATGGTGGTGCTGGCGTCTTTCCAGTTCCCCCTGCACCTTGCTGCCATTGCTGCGCAGTGGGCGGTGGTGGCGGCTCTGCTGCTGCCCCCCCTGCCTCCTCCCCAAAGCTGGCGGAAGGCGAGAGCTGCCGCAGGCCTGGCCTGCGCGCTGCTGATAGCCTGGGGGAGCTTCCAGCAGTGGCGGGCGTACCGGGCGGTGCAATCGGCCGACGTGCTGGTCAACCTGCTCCGCCAGCGGCCGCGGGACGCTCAAAGACAAACCCTGGCCTTTGCGGCTTACCAGGGCTTGAGCTCCAAGCTGCGCTTTTTGCCTTTCGATTACCGCAGTGAAACCTCGGCCGGCAACCTCGCCCAGGAAGCCGGGGATTGGGGGAAGGCGGTGGAGCACTTCCGTCGGGCTTTGGCCCTGGCGGAGCGGCCGGAAACCCGCTTTAACCTGGGCGTGGCGCTTTTCGCCGTGGGCCAGGAGGGAGAAGCGCTGGCCCACCTGGAGCGGGCGGTGGAGCTCAACCCTGCGGTGCTCAAAGCCATCACCGATACCACCCTGGCCCGCAAGCTTTCGGCTGTCCTGGAAGCCCACGGCTACTTTGCCCGTTTCCCCTGGACCCGGGAGTGGCTCAGCAAATAG